The following coding sequences lie in one Cloeon dipterum chromosome 1, ieCloDipt1.1, whole genome shotgun sequence genomic window:
- the Hel89B gene encoding TATA-binding protein-associated factor 172, protein MTSRLDRLFLLLESGSSAVTRKAAAQQLGQVQRLHPHDLHHLLARISVLLKSQSWETRIAAGHAVEAVVRNVPPWDPPPVAAVEVKKEEPANSGANVGRMTFDTFDLEKVLLEGNRLVGSEGNEFELDVKEEGTVERLASQKAALNATLGFTGVPECAEGLINDEDLILAPTQEKNNQQGIANMVQSMTGGGDGMSSREMNRAKRVARLVAKQRSKETTDDDSAPESKKSRLEVKQEEEKDLKIECTTEGTTLWEEQATSWPFEEFCEQLCQDLFSSIWEVRHGAATALREVIKTHGGGAGRTTDMNAAEMSAARASWLEDVALRIVCILALDRFGDFVSDQVVAPVRETCAQTLGVTVCLMTSEAVQKLVRTLVTLLSRQEWEARHGSLLGLKYIVAVKGGEDPSLLPLSLPYMLKGLDDPVEDVGAVAAASLIPAARELADRFPDQLGATVERLWNLLSEQDELAAASNSYMGLLAALINQKAASNLHSTEVLAHRLPQLWPFLSHSSSAVRKSTLQTLSTLAESIVSLGVPPEPGAPSLLQNALRHIFQRVLLETNPDIQALSEVVWGKLLRNCPLDEVLIAACPVASSWMCLAMQSYKIPFDSSILLKATLSKSLKKTSNHTSGEVEENNVIVPAEHKSYIGGGDIPGADAAVVRARCMACRMLGTLSYYLVKPFPGLEEIPGSSPVECYVKVLMVHLHSKSALQRLIVGLVVSEWAQKDSANSNHPDLVSRLHLCLNENVYFDEIAHSFTKLMQETKDFVAMLRHYQVPVPQTSMLTLEQISQLSNSAIQQTIVQSKLKPKTAETLEERRKAIQNSVSQTSLHQCSLAITTHAALAGAIVSIGSLPEKLHPVVKPLMEAIKKEQNEMLQALAAKHLTHLMEMCVNRSPSPNAKIVTNLCVFLRSDPEFTPVIMDESKEVPDAQASINIPSNKLGILSLINQQKNAERAVLRRATSVTGRGPGRPAAIVASPEFAIEELMTIEDETQRSRELMRQGATLALTAIAAHFGSDLPTKLPGFWETLTLPIQLLENSDADSLQSVSEKEKAERLIASLQVLEVVLPHLHPVLRPKIEQGLPQFCNMLSHKYRAVRHMSSRVLAVMGKLNSVVVMKNIVERVLPLLESIEEIRRQGAIESIACLVDSLGTMIIPFAVLLAVPVLGRMSDQNPSVRMMATHSFATLIQLIPLDGAVAEPPEFKASLGQLRDEQRRFLEQLFNTSSIENYKVPVPLKAELRSYQQAGVNWLAFLNRYNLHGILCDDMGLGKTLQSICILAGDHFTRAEKYKNTKLPEYAPRPSIVICPPTLTGHWVDEVAKFLTKKYLNPLQYVGPPNEREKLRSRVKTHNLIVASYDIVRKDINFFRTINWNYCILDEGHVIKNGKTKSSKAIKQLTANHRLILSGTPIQNNVLELWSLFDFLMPSFLGTERQFTARYSRPILASRDPKSSPKEQEAGVLAMESLHRQVLPFLLRRIKSDVLQDLPPKITQDYVCELSPLQQQLYEDFQRTRAHQTLNESISRPGSEGSGSSSGSNRYHIFQALHYLQNVCNHPKLVLTQQHPQFDKFQQQLKQQGSTLADIQHAAKLPALKQLLLDCGIGVEESDQTPELVVNQHRALIFCQLKTMLDIVEKDLLRKHMPSVTYLRLDGSIPPGQRHKIVSMFNSDPSIDVLLLTTQVGGLGLNLTGADTVIFVEHDWNPMKDLQAMDRAHRIGQKKVVNVYRLITRATLEEKIMGLQKFKLLTANTVINSENNSLESMGSVELMDLFTLNKNGEEGHSISSGSSLTGKPANVNAVLAALPELWDVTQYEEEYDLSNFLQGLK, encoded by the exons ATGACATCTCG TTTGGACAGATTGTTTCTTCTTCTTGAGAGCGGCTCATCTGCTGTTACAAGAAAGGCAGCAGCTCAACAACTTGGCCAAGTCCAACGACTGCACCCGCACGATCTGCACCACCTCTTGGCGAGGATATctgttcttttaaaatctCAGTCGTGGGAAACTCGAATCGCTGCTGGTCATGCTGTCGAGGCTGTCGTCCGCAATGTTCCACCTTGGGATCCGCCACCGGTAGCAGCCGTGGAAGTGAAAAAAG AGGAACCTGCAAACTCGGGAGCTAATGTCGGTAGAATGACTTTTGACACTTTCGACTTGGAAAAGGTTTTGCTGGAGGGAAACCGCTTGGTTGGATCTGAAGGGAATGAATTTGAGCTGGACGTGAAAGAGGAGGGGACAGTAGAAAGGTTGGCTAGTCAAAAGGCGGCCCTCAACGCAACGCTTGGTTTTACGGGAGTGCCTGAGTGCGCAGAGGGTTTGATAAATGACgaagatctaatactggcgcCAACCCAGGAAAAGAACAATCAG CAAGGAATTGCGAACATGGTGCAAAGCATGACTGGTGGAGGTGACGGAATGAGCTCCCGAGAGATGAATCGAGCCAAAAGAGTTGCTCGACTTGTCGCAAAACAGCGATCTAAAGAGACAACAGATGACGACAGTGCTCCAGAGAGCAAGAAGAGCCGATTGGAGGTGAAACAAGAGGAAGAGAAAGATCTGAAAATTGAATGCACCACGGAAGGAACCACTCTATGGGAAGAG CAAGCTACTAGTTGGCCTTTTGAGGAATTTTGCGAGCAGTTGTGTCAAGACCTGTTTAGCTCAATTTGGGAGGTTCGTCACGGAGCCGCAACGGCACTAAGGGAGGTTATCAAAACTCACGGAGGAGGTGCGGGGAGGACGACAGATATGAATGCTGCCGAG ATGTCTGCTGCGCGTGCTTCCTGGCTTGAAGATGTTGCCTTAAGAATTGTGTGTATTTTGGCTCTCGACCGGTTCGGCGATTTTGTGTCTGACCAGGTTGTAGCTCCAGTTCGAGAGACGTGCGCGCAAACTTTAG GCGTGACAGTCTGCCTTATGACTTCGGAGGCTGTGCAGAAGTTGGTGAGAACGTTGGTGACCCTATTGTCCCGCCAAGAGTGGGAGGCGCGCCACGGCAGCCTCCTTGGCCTCAAATACATTGTTGCTGTGAAAGGAGGTGAGGACCCATCCTTGCTGCCTCTGTCCCTGCCCTACATGCTCAAGGGGCTGGACGACCCCGTGGAGGATGTGGGAGCCGTGGCTGCCGCCTCGCTCATTCCTGCAGCGAGGGAGCTGGCCGACCGCTTCCCTGACCAACTGGGAGCCACTGTCGAGCGCTTGTGGAATTTGCTCAGTGAGCAGGACGAGTTAGCCGCTGCCAGTAACAGCTACATGGGGCTGCTAGCCGCTTTGATCAACCAGAAGGCGGCCAGCAACCTGCACAGCACTGAGGTGCTCGCTCACAGACTGCCTCAGCTGTGGCCCTTCTTAAGTCACTCGTCGTCTGCCGTCCGCAAATCCACCTTGCAGACGCTGTCCACGCTTGCAGAGTCGATCGTCTCCCTTGGAGTACCGCCAGAGCCTGGAGCGCCATCTCTCTTGCAAAACGCCCTCAGGCACATCTTCCAGCGAGTGCTGCTTGAGACAAATCCAGACATCCAGGCGTTGTCCGAGGTAGTTTGGGGGAAGCTGCTGAGAAATTGTCCTTTGGATGAGGTCTTGATTGCTGCTTGCCCCGTCGCTAGCTCCTGGATGTGTCTTGCAATGCAATCATACAAAATCCCATTTGACTCTTCAATACTCCTCAAAGCTACTTTG TCTAAGTCACTAAAAAAGACTTCCAATCACACTTCTGGCGAGGTTGAAGAAAATAACGTCATTGTTCCTGCTGAGCACAAGTCTTACATAGGCGGTGGAGATATACCAGGAGCAGACGCTGCCGTTGTCCGTGCAAGGTGCATGGCGTGTCGGATGCTTGGCACTCTCTCTTACTATCTAGTGAAACCCTTTCCTGGTCTTGAAGAAATACCTGGCTCGTCACCTGTGGAATGTTATGTGAAG GTATTGATGGTGCATCTCCATTCAAAATCAGCGCTTCAAAGACTGATAGTGGGATTAGTAGTCTCTGAATGGGCCCAAAAGGACTctgcaaattcaaatcatCCAGACTTGGTCTCCAGGCTGCACTTGTGTCTGAATGAAAACGTTTATTTTGACGAAATTGCCCACTCGTTTACCAAGCTAATGCAAGAAACAAAG GATTTTGTTGCCATGCTGCGCCATTACCAAGTGCCGGTTCCTCAAACCTCAATGCTCACTTTAGAACAAATTTCTCAGCTGAGTAATTCAGCGATTCAGCAGACCATTGTACAAAGCAAGTTGAAACCAAAGACAGCGGAAACCTTGGAAGAAAGACGCAAAGCTATTCAAAACTCTGTTTCTCAAACCAGCCTTCACCAGTGCTCCTTAGCTATAAC cacTCATGCCGCTTTAGCAGGCGCCATTGTCAGTATTGGGAGCCTCCCTGAAAAACTGCATCCAGTCGTTAAACCACTTATGGAAGCGAtcaaaaaagaacaaaatgaaatgctCCAA GCTTTGGCTGCAAAACACCTTACCCACTTAATGGAAATGTGCGTTAACCGAAGCCCGTCACCGAACGCAAAGATAGTCACAAATCTATGCGTATTTTTAAGATCAGACCCCGAGTTCACTCCAGTAATAATG GATGAGTCAAAAGAAGTTCCTGATGCCCAAGCGAGCATTAATATTCCCAGCAACAAGCTTGGCATTCTGTCGCTCATCAACCAACAGAAAAACGCTGAAAGAGCTGTCCTGCGTAGAGCTACGTCAGTGACTGGTCGCGGACCTGGTCGTCCAGCTGCCATTGTTGCCTCCCCTGAGTTTGCCATTGAAGAATTGATGACTATAGAGGATGAG ACTCAGAGATCTAGAGAACTAATGCGTCAAGGAGCAACTTTGGCTTTGACTGCGATTGCTGCACATTTTGGAAGTGATTTGCCCACCAAATTACCAGGATTTTGGGAAACTCTCACTTTGCCTATtcaattattggaaaattctGATGCTG attCTCTGCAATCAGTCAGTGAAAAAGAGAAAGCAGAACGCCTGATAGCCAGTTTGCAGGTTTTGGAAGTTGTTCTACCTCATTTGCACCCTGTATTACGACCTAAG ATCGAACAAGGACTACCTCAGTTTTGCAACATGCTCTCTCACAAATACCGGGCTGTGCGCCACATGAGTTCCAGGGTGTTGGCAGTGATGGGAAAGCTGAACTCTGTCGTTGTCATGAAAAATATAGTGGAACGAGTCTTGCCTCTTCTTGAGTCCATTGAGGAAATTCGACGACAAGGAGCCATTGAGTCCATTGCCTGTTTGGTAGACTCGTTAGGAACAATGATAATTCCTTTTGCTGTCTTACTGGCAGTTCCAGTTCTAG GCCGGATGAGTGATCAAAATCCCTCAGTGCGGATGATGGCGACTCACAGCTTCGCCACACTAATTCAGTTGATACCTTTGGATGGGGCGGTCGCCGAGCCGCCAGAATTCAAAGCCTCACTGGGACAACTTAGAGATGAACAAAGGCGCTTCTTGGAACAACTCTTCAATACTTCTAGCatagaaaattacaaagtaCCTGTGCCTCTGAAGGCTGAACTCCGGTCCTACCAGCAGGCTGGAGTGAATTGGCTCGCATTCCTCAATCGGTACAACTTGCATGGAATTTTGTGCGATGACATGGGTCTCGGAAAGACTTTGCAGTCCATTTGTATCTTGGCCGGAGACCATTTCACAAGGGCAGAAAAATATAAGAATACCAAGCTGCCTGAGTACGCGCCTCGACCTTCTATCGTCATTTGTCCACCGACCCTGACTGGCCACTGGGTTGACGAGGTAGCCAAATTCCTTACCAAGAAGTACTTGAACCCTCTTCAGTATGTCGGTCCCCCTAATGAACGAGAgaa ATTGAGGAGTCGGGTGAAAACTCATAATTTGATTGTCGCCTCCTATGACATTGTGCGAAAAGACATCAATTTCTTCAGAACGATCAATTGGAACTACTGCATTCTGGATGAAGGTCACGtcattaaaaatggcaaaacgAAA TCTTCAAAAGCAATCAAGCAACTGACCGCAAATCACCGCTTGATCCTGTCTGGCACCCCAATCCAGAACAACGTTCTTGAGCTTTGGTCTCTGTTTGATTTCCTCATGCCCAGTTTCTTGGGAACCGAGCGGCAGTTCACGGCTCGATACAGCAGACCAATTTTAGCCAGCAGAGACCCAAAGAGCAGCCCCAAGGAGCAAGAAGCTG GTGTGCTGGCCATGGAGTCATTGCATCGCCAAGTTTTGCCCTTCCTCCTGCGCCGCATCAAATCGGACGTGCTGCAAGATTTGCCTCCCAAAATTACGCAAGACTATGTCTGCGAGTTGAGTCCTCTTCAGCAACAATTGTATGAAGACTTCCAGCGAACGAGGGCCCATCAAACTCTAAACGAGTCAATCAGTCGGCCTGGAAGTGAAGGCTCTGGATCATCGTCAGGCAGCAACCGTTATCACATTTTCCAG gcGCTGCACTACTTGCAAAACGTTTGCAACCATCCAAAGCTTGTACTCACGCAGCAGCATCCTCAGTTTGACAAGTTCCAGCAGCAATTGAAACAGCAAGGCTCCACTTTGGCGGACATCCAGCATGCAGCAAAGCTGCCAGCATTGAA ACAATTGCTGCTGGACTGTGGCATTGGGGTCGAGGAGAGTGACCAAACACCAGAGTTGGTGGTGAATCAACATCGTGCCCTCATTTTCTGCCAACTGAAAACAATGCTAGACATCGTCGAAAAGGATTTGCTCAG AAAACACATGCCCAGCGTGACCTATCTGCGACTTGACGGCTCCATTCCTCCAGGGCAAAGGCACAAAATCGTTTCCATGTTCAACAGCGACCCTTCCATTGACGTCTTGCTACTGACGACTCAAGTTGGAGGCCTTGGTTTGAACTTGACCGGTGCTGACACTGTAATATTCGTGGAGCACGACTGGAACCCAATGAAAGACTTGCAAGCGATGGACAGAGCGCACCGAATCGGACAGAAAAAGGTGGTCAACGTCTATAGACTCATCACCAGAGCCACGCTTGAGGAGAAGATCATGGG actgcaaaaattcaaacttttaacCGCAAACACGGTGATCAACAGTGAAAACAACAGTTTAGAATCAATGGGAAGTGTTGAG TTGATGGATCTTTTTACACTAAACAAAAACGGAGAAGAAGGACATTCAATATCCTCAGGCTCAAGTTTAACTGGAAAGCCCGCAAATGTCAACGCTGTTTTAGCAGCGCTACCTGAATTGTGGGACGTAACGCAATACGAAGAAGAGTATGATCTGTCCAATTTTTTGCAAGGATTGAAGTAA